A window of the bacterium BMS3Abin08 genome harbors these coding sequences:
- the pimB gene encoding GDP-mannose-dependent alpha-(1-6)-phosphatidylinositol monomannoside mannosyltransferase, translating into MKIALYNLTTTTKRGGIETFNWEMAGALARRGHSVCIYGGKGHITGDVPEGVSIKTYPYLKRTLVPDLGSRFRKFVERISFGILAFANLSKEGFDYIYVSKPYDIPLTLISSRLSSAKLIYGSGGTEFFPGYGFLAGKVDFLFACSGFNASQIEEYCGLRPKVLYNGVNTEIFSPRPPDMELKRGIGIKNDEAVIISACRLVGWKGIQYSVKAVSSLVRKGYRIKYLVIGEGDYRKELESLSKALNTEGRIIFPGSIKNSELPSYYSIADLAVFPSIADETFGISIAEAMACGVPVISTRTGGIPEVVGKGAGVLVPPADEVALTETTEKLLRDKGLRESLGRRGREWVVENFRWDRIAEVFEHHIAEGNGET; encoded by the coding sequence ATGAAAATAGCACTTTATAATCTTACCACCACAACAAAGAGGGGCGGTATCGAGACCTTTAACTGGGAAATGGCCGGGGCATTGGCAAGAAGAGGTCATTCCGTCTGCATTTACGGCGGGAAAGGCCATATAACCGGGGATGTGCCGGAGGGGGTTTCCATAAAGACATATCCATACCTGAAGAGAACCTTGGTTCCCGACCTCGGCTCGAGGTTCAGGAAGTTTGTAGAACGTATTTCTTTCGGCATCCTTGCCTTTGCAAACCTGTCAAAAGAGGGGTTTGACTATATATATGTCTCGAAACCTTACGATATACCGTTGACCCTTATTTCCTCCAGATTGAGCAGTGCAAAGTTAATATACGGAAGCGGCGGGACCGAGTTCTTCCCCGGCTATGGATTCCTTGCCGGTAAGGTTGACTTCTTATTTGCCTGTAGCGGATTTAACGCCTCTCAGATAGAAGAGTACTGCGGACTCAGGCCAAAGGTCCTGTACAACGGCGTCAATACGGAGATCTTCAGCCCACGCCCCCCGGATATGGAGTTAAAGAGGGGCATTGGTATTAAGAATGACGAAGCTGTTATTATTAGTGCCTGCCGGCTTGTGGGCTGGAAGGGGATACAGTACTCGGTAAAGGCCGTATCATCTCTTGTGAGGAAGGGTTATAGAATAAAATACCTGGTAATAGGGGAGGGTGACTACAGGAAGGAACTTGAGAGTCTCTCGAAAGCCCTGAATACGGAAGGAAGAATCATCTTCCCGGGGAGTATAAAGAACAGTGAACTTCCCTCCTATTACTCGATTGCCGACCTGGCGGTTTTTCCAAGCATTGCAGACGAAACATTCGGTATCTCCATTGCCGAGGCCATGGCATGTGGAGTCCCTGTGATTTCAACAAGGACAGGTGGTATCCCCGAAGTGGTCGGCAAGGGGGCCGGCGTGCTGGTACCGCCGGCAGATGAGGTTGCCCTGACGGAGACAACCGAAAAACTCCTGCGAGACAAGGGCCTGAGGGAATCCCTCGGGAGGCGCGGCAGGGAATGGGTGGTTGAAAACTTCAGGTGGGACAGGATAGCAGAGGTGTTCGAACACCATATAGCAGAGGGTAATGGTGAGACATGA